A region of Asticcacaulis excentricus DNA encodes the following proteins:
- a CDS encoding ABC transporter permease, translating into MIAPLKRILAILAKEFIQMRRDRMTFGMMIMVPIIQLTLFGFAINSDPRHLPTAVYLEETSPAVRSIVAAMQQSTYFDIKQQVFDPAEADRLLQNGEVAFVVEVPSGFTRDLLRGDRPQLLLSADASDPSAASGAVGQMNEIVRRAINHGLGRGWSSLQGQTPLVDVVVHRRYNPEGITQYNIVPGLLGVILTMTMIMITSMAMTRERERGTLENLLAMPARPWEVMVGKITPYVGVGLIQTGIVLLASTFVFGVPFLGSPWLLLACVGLFIIANLAVGFTFSTIARTQMQAMQMTFFFFLPSILLSGFMFPFRGMPDWAQWIGSVFPLTHFLRAVRGIMLKGADAAAVWHNIWPLLVFITVASFIALKRYRVTLD; encoded by the coding sequence ATGATCGCCCCGCTGAAACGCATCCTCGCCATACTGGCCAAGGAATTTATCCAGATGCGGCGCGACCGCATGACCTTCGGCATGATGATCATGGTGCCGATCATCCAGTTGACCCTGTTCGGTTTTGCCATCAATTCCGATCCGCGCCACCTGCCGACCGCCGTCTATCTGGAGGAAACCAGCCCTGCCGTGCGGTCCATCGTCGCCGCCATGCAGCAATCGACCTATTTCGACATCAAACAGCAGGTGTTCGACCCTGCGGAGGCCGATCGCCTGCTGCAAAATGGCGAAGTGGCCTTTGTTGTCGAGGTGCCATCGGGCTTTACGCGCGACCTGCTGCGCGGTGACCGGCCGCAACTGCTGCTGTCCGCGGACGCCTCTGACCCCTCGGCGGCGTCCGGGGCGGTGGGGCAGATGAACGAGATTGTGCGAAGGGCCATCAATCATGGATTAGGGCGCGGCTGGTCCAGTCTGCAAGGGCAAACGCCTCTGGTCGATGTGGTGGTCCACCGCCGCTACAACCCCGAGGGCATCACCCAGTACAATATCGTGCCGGGGCTTCTGGGTGTCATCCTGACCATGACCATGATCATGATCACCTCCATGGCCATGACGCGCGAACGCGAACGCGGCACGCTGGAGAATCTTCTGGCCATGCCGGCGCGTCCGTGGGAGGTGATGGTGGGCAAGATCACCCCCTATGTCGGGGTGGGGTTGATCCAGACCGGTATAGTCTTGCTGGCTTCGACCTTCGTATTTGGCGTGCCGTTTCTGGGCTCGCCTTGGCTGCTTCTGGCCTGTGTCGGCCTGTTTATCATCGCCAATCTGGCCGTAGGGTTCACCTTCTCAACCATTGCCCGCACCCAGATGCAGGCCATGCAGATGACCTTCTTCTTCTTCCTGCCGTCGATCCTGTTGTCGGGCTTTATGTTCCCCTTTCGCGGTATGCCCGACTGGGCGCAGTGGATCGGCTCGGTCTTCCCGTTGACGCATTTCCTGCGCGCCGTGCGGGGCATTATGCTCAAAGGCGCCGATGCCGCCGCCGTGTGGCACAATATCTGGCCGCTGTTGGTCTTCATCACGGTCGCCAGCTTTATTGCGCTGAAACGTTATCGGGTGACATTGGATTGA
- a CDS encoding ABC transporter ATP-binding protein, whose translation MTDLAIDVHGLTKRFGDRVAVDKVAIRMPKGQVWGFLGPNGSGKTTTIRMLCGLLKPDAGQGTCLGYDLIADSRQIKRQVGYMTQKFSFWEDLSIRENLEFVARLYELRNIKQVVDQTLETLGLSSRQKQLAGTLSGGWKQRLALAACTLHNPAMLLLDEPTAGVDPQARRDFWDQIHRLAAEGLTVLVSTHYMDEAERCDEIVYIAYGQLMTQGPVSRIIDESGLHTWVAEGPGVRALADRLRGRDGAEHVAYFGSALHVSDSDPAKLDALIASEGGAGTQWRRERPSLEDVFIHLMSQAVDKS comes from the coding sequence ATGACCGACCTTGCCATTGATGTGCACGGCCTGACCAAGCGCTTCGGCGATCGCGTGGCGGTCGATAAGGTCGCCATCCGAATGCCGAAGGGGCAGGTCTGGGGCTTTCTGGGGCCGAATGGTTCCGGAAAAACAACAACTATCCGTATGTTATGCGGACTTCTTAAACCAGATGCGGGGCAGGGCACCTGCCTCGGTTACGACCTTATCGCCGACAGCCGTCAGATCAAGCGGCAGGTCGGTTACATGACGCAGAAATTCTCATTCTGGGAAGACCTGTCGATCCGCGAAAATCTGGAGTTCGTGGCGCGGCTTTATGAGCTTAGGAATATAAAACAAGTCGTTGATCAGACGTTGGAAACCCTGGGCCTGAGTAGCCGTCAGAAACAACTGGCCGGGACGCTTTCGGGCGGCTGGAAGCAGAGGCTGGCGCTGGCCGCCTGCACCCTGCACAACCCCGCCATGCTGCTGCTGGATGAGCCGACGGCCGGCGTTGATCCACAGGCGCGCCGCGACTTCTGGGACCAGATTCACCGGCTGGCCGCCGAAGGCCTGACTGTGCTGGTTTCAACCCACTATATGGATGAAGCCGAGCGTTGCGACGAGATCGTCTATATTGCCTATGGCCAGTTGATGACGCAGGGGCCGGTCAGCCGCATCATCGACGAGAGCGGTCTGCACACCTGGGTGGCCGAAGGGCCCGGCGTGCGGGCGCTGGCCGACCGTCTGCGCGGCCGCGACGGGGCCGAACACGTGGCCTATTTCGGTTCGGCCCTGCACGTGTCCGACAGCGATCCCGCCAAACTCGACGCCCTGATCGCCAGCGAAGGCGGGGCGGGCACGCAGTGGCGACGCGAACGCCCCAGCCTTGAAGATGTGTTTATCCATTTAATGAGTCAGGCGGTGGACAAATCATGA
- a CDS encoding HlyD family secretion protein: protein MSRRYALLCLPLCLSACTRDEAGHYTGYVEAQSVAVAAPQSGWLTQVYVDDGAVLSAGQPLFTLDATQQQQALNGAESQRRAAEATASDLSKGAREVDIAPLLKERDQARASLDLARSEEARYTRLAPQGYVSQAKLDQLRATRQAAEANVAAIERTIEARRQAARTDQLAAARAQAQAAGAEAAQAQWVLDERAVKARLSGQVERRLHEAGEFVAAGTPVLSVYPKGREFVRFYVPQGDLPKIKVGQTVRVSCDGCQAQAAKVRYVSPEAEFTPPVIYSVRERKKLVFLIEATPQKPDALKAGQPVDVAL, encoded by the coding sequence ATGAGTCGTCGCTACGCGCTTTTGTGTCTGCCGCTATGCCTGAGCGCCTGCACGCGCGACGAGGCCGGGCACTATACGGGTTATGTCGAGGCGCAGTCGGTAGCGGTCGCCGCACCACAGTCCGGCTGGCTGACGCAGGTCTATGTCGATGACGGGGCGGTGCTCAGCGCAGGCCAGCCCCTGTTTACGCTCGATGCGACGCAGCAGCAGCAGGCCTTAAACGGCGCCGAGAGCCAGAGGCGAGCCGCCGAAGCGACCGCGAGCGATCTCAGCAAGGGGGCGCGCGAGGTGGATATCGCGCCCCTGTTGAAAGAACGCGATCAGGCGCGCGCTTCGCTCGACCTCGCCCGTTCCGAAGAGGCGCGCTACACCAGGCTGGCGCCGCAGGGCTACGTGTCGCAGGCCAAACTCGATCAGCTTCGGGCGACGCGGCAGGCGGCTGAGGCCAATGTCGCCGCCATTGAGCGCACTATCGAGGCACGGCGTCAGGCGGCGCGCACGGATCAACTGGCCGCCGCGCGGGCACAGGCGCAGGCCGCCGGGGCCGAGGCCGCACAGGCGCAATGGGTGCTGGACGAACGGGCAGTGAAGGCGCGCCTCAGCGGGCAGGTGGAGCGGCGACTGCACGAGGCGGGGGAATTTGTCGCGGCCGGCACGCCGGTGTTGAGCGTCTATCCCAAGGGGCGCGAATTTGTGCGCTTTTACGTGCCCCAAGGCGATCTGCCCAAAATCAAGGTCGGGCAGACGGTCCGGGTGTCCTGCGACGGTTGTCAGGCGCAGGCGGCGAAGGTGCGCTATGTGTCGCCGGAGGCCGAGTTCACACCACCGGTCATCTATTCGGTGCGCGAGCGCAAGAAGCTGGTCTTTCTGATCGAGGCGACGCCACAAAAACCCGACGCGCTCAAGGCCGGTCAGCCGGTGGATGTGGCGCTATGA
- a CDS encoding TetR/AcrR family transcriptional regulator yields the protein MPDLLPKKRVRLSPDVRRDALLRAAHDLFSRHGFADTRMDDVAAAAGVSKGTVYLYFPTKEALFEALLRRDVLPRVGRILFVLNHYNGPVGWLLKRVAHFIGGKIDAGTVPLYPKLLVREASRFPELARFYHEEVITPVLGALEDLFRRAISRGELGAGDAKLYAHLFIAPMVKAALWYFTFGEISAPAVKARPYLKAHVETFLRGVRP from the coding sequence ATGCCCGACCTTTTGCCCAAAAAAAGAGTGCGCCTGTCGCCCGATGTGCGCCGCGACGCCCTGTTGCGGGCGGCGCACGACCTGTTCAGCCGCCACGGCTTTGCCGATACGCGCATGGACGATGTGGCGGCGGCGGCGGGCGTGTCCAAGGGCACGGTCTATCTCTATTTCCCCACCAAGGAAGCGCTGTTCGAAGCCCTGTTGCGGCGCGACGTGTTGCCGCGCGTCGGACGCATCCTGTTTGTGCTCAACCATTATAACGGCCCGGTGGGCTGGCTGTTGAAACGGGTGGCGCACTTTATCGGCGGCAAGATCGACGCGGGCACCGTGCCGCTTTATCCCAAGCTGCTGGTGCGCGAAGCCTCGCGCTTTCCCGAACTGGCGCGCTTTTATCATGAAGAGGTGATCACGCCGGTTCTGGGGGCGCTCGAAGACCTGTTCCGACGCGCCATAAGCCGCGGCGAATTGGGGGCGGGGGACGCGAAACTCTATGCTCACCTGTTTATCGCCCCGATGGTTAAGGCGGCCCTGTGGTACTTCACCTTCGGTGAGATCAGCGCCCCGGCGGTGAAGGCGCGCCCCTATCTGAAGGCCCATGTCGAGACGTTTCTGAGAGGAGTGAGGCCATGA
- a CDS encoding helix-turn-helix transcriptional regulator, producing MKNRLKDLRTEAGLTQADLAARLNVSRQAVIAIESDKHDPSLDLAYRIAAIFDLAVEAIFENPHRLNSGE from the coding sequence ATGAAGAACCGCCTGAAAGACCTGCGCACCGAGGCCGGTCTGACCCAGGCCGATCTGGCCGCCCGCCTCAATGTCTCGCGGCAGGCCGTTATCGCCATCGAGTCCGACAAACACGACCCGTCGCTCGATCTGGCCTATCGTATCGCCGCCATTTTCGACCTTGCCGTCGAAGCGATTTTTGAAAATCCGCATCGCCTGAACTCAGGCGAATAA